A window from Azoarcus sp. DD4 encodes these proteins:
- a CDS encoding potassium transporter Kup, with protein sequence MSATHQAPKSRLGGLALAALGVVYGDIGTSPLYAFKEAFHGSHALAVSEANVLAALSAFFWALMLIISLKYVWIVLRYDNDGEGGVLALTALAHRHAAHAPRLAALVIGAGVFAAALFYGDAIITPAISVLSAIEGLSVAAPQFEHLIAPITVGILVGLFVIQKHGTSRVGRLFGPITLLWFGALAVLGLVSIVQTPQVLAAVNPVHALRFAIEHPGAAFLLLSAVFLALTGGEALYADMGHFGARAVRLAWYGLVCPALLINYFGQGALVLRDPAAAENPFYLLAPDWFVFPLIGLATAATVIASQATISGAYSMTLQAAQLGYLPRVRILHTSDSERGQIYIPSVNWLMLAAVVVLVLEFGSSAALAAAYGIAVSGTMIITTALTAFVTLAVGGRWRWLLLAAMAVFVLLECAFFGSNLTKIAAGGWFPMVLGAAIFTALTTWKAGSGLVAEQRRRIDVPMDGFVRGPHPDVPRVPGTAVYLTSDTSVVPSALFHNLKHYKVMHEQTLFLHVVNEDVPYVADDERLKLTPLAPDIYQLDVRFGFREEPDLPQALAGLERLGLALEPMATTYFVARSVIVDGPGALQRWRCALFSWMNRQAEGAATYFRLPANQVVELGTQVLL encoded by the coding sequence ATGTCTGCAACCCATCAAGCGCCGAAGAGTCGTCTCGGCGGTCTCGCCCTCGCCGCACTCGGCGTCGTCTACGGCGACATCGGCACCAGTCCGCTCTATGCGTTCAAGGAAGCCTTTCATGGCTCGCATGCGCTGGCGGTGAGCGAGGCCAACGTGCTGGCCGCGCTGTCGGCCTTCTTCTGGGCGCTGATGCTCATCATCTCGCTCAAGTACGTATGGATCGTGCTCCGCTACGACAACGACGGCGAAGGCGGCGTGCTGGCGCTGACCGCGCTCGCCCACCGCCACGCCGCTCATGCGCCGCGGCTGGCGGCGCTGGTGATCGGGGCCGGCGTGTTCGCCGCCGCACTGTTCTATGGCGACGCGATCATCACGCCGGCGATCTCGGTGCTGTCGGCGATCGAGGGGCTGTCGGTGGCGGCGCCGCAGTTCGAACACCTGATAGCGCCGATCACCGTCGGCATCCTGGTCGGCCTGTTCGTGATCCAGAAGCACGGCACCAGCCGCGTCGGGCGCCTGTTCGGCCCCATCACGCTGCTGTGGTTCGGCGCGCTCGCCGTCCTCGGGCTGGTGTCCATCGTGCAGACGCCGCAGGTGCTGGCGGCGGTCAATCCCGTGCATGCGCTGCGCTTCGCCATCGAGCATCCGGGCGCGGCCTTCCTGTTGCTGTCGGCGGTCTTCCTGGCGCTGACCGGCGGCGAGGCGCTCTATGCCGACATGGGGCACTTCGGCGCCAGGGCCGTGCGCCTGGCCTGGTACGGCCTGGTCTGCCCCGCGCTGCTGATCAACTATTTCGGCCAGGGCGCGCTGGTGCTGCGCGATCCCGCCGCGGCGGAAAACCCCTTCTACCTGCTCGCGCCCGACTGGTTCGTGTTCCCGCTCATCGGCCTCGCCACTGCGGCCACGGTGATCGCCTCGCAGGCGACGATCTCGGGCGCCTACTCGATGACCCTGCAGGCGGCGCAGCTCGGCTACCTGCCGCGGGTGCGCATCCTCCACACCTCCGACAGCGAGCGCGGCCAGATCTACATTCCCAGCGTGAACTGGCTGATGCTCGCGGCGGTGGTGGTGCTGGTGCTGGAGTTCGGCTCCTCGGCCGCGCTGGCGGCGGCTTACGGCATCGCGGTGTCGGGCACGATGATCATCACCACCGCGCTCACCGCCTTCGTCACGCTCGCCGTCGGCGGGCGCTGGCGCTGGCTGCTGCTGGCGGCGATGGCCGTGTTCGTGCTGCTCGAATGCGCCTTCTTCGGCTCCAATCTCACCAAGATCGCTGCCGGCGGCTGGTTCCCCATGGTGCTCGGCGCTGCCATCTTCACGGCGCTGACGACCTGGAAGGCGGGCAGCGGGCTGGTAGCCGAGCAGCGGCGGCGCATCGACGTACCGATGGACGGCTTCGTCCGCGGCCCGCATCCGGACGTGCCGCGCGTGCCCGGCACCGCCGTCTACCTGACCTCGGACACCTCGGTGGTGCCGAGCGCGCTGTTCCACAACCTCAAGCACTACAAGGTAATGCACGAGCAGACCCTGTTCCTCCACGTGGTCAACGAGGACGTGCCCTATGTGGCCGACGACGAACGCCTGAAGCTGACGCCGCTTGCGCCGGACATCTACCAGCTCGACGTGCGTTTCGGCTTCCGCGAGGAGCCCGATCTGCCGCAGGCGCTGGCCGGGCTGGAGCGGCTGGGGCTCGCGCTCGAACCGATGGCGACCACCTATTTCGTCGCGCGTTCGGTGATCGTCGACGGTCCGGGGGCGCTGCAGCGCTGGCGCTGCGCCCTGTTCTCGTGGATGAACCGGCAGGCCGAAGGCGCCGCCACCTATTTCCGGCTGCCGGCCAACCAGGTGGTGGAACTCGGCACCCAGGTTCTGCTGTAG
- a CDS encoding response regulator — protein sequence MKEQAARILVVEDEHQIRRFVRQVLERAGHAVSEAATFAQGLDEAAARTPDLVILDLGLPDRDGVAFVHAVRDWSRLPILVLSARSDEQDKIGALDAGADDYLTKPFSVGELLARVRALLRRAEGDRGQEAALIRFGEVEVDLARQLVTRAGAPVHLTAIEYRLLATLLANAGKVMTHRQLLREVWGPGYADATHYLRVYVGHLRQKLEADPLRPAHFRTEIGVGYRFQL from the coding sequence ATGAAGGAGCAGGCAGCCCGCATCCTGGTCGTCGAGGACGAGCACCAGATCCGCCGCTTCGTCCGCCAGGTCCTGGAACGCGCCGGCCATGCGGTGAGCGAGGCCGCGACCTTCGCGCAGGGCCTCGACGAGGCCGCCGCGCGGACGCCGGACCTGGTGATCCTCGACCTCGGCCTGCCGGACCGCGACGGCGTGGCCTTCGTGCATGCGGTACGCGACTGGTCGCGCCTGCCCATCCTGGTGCTGTCCGCCCGCAGCGACGAGCAGGACAAGATAGGCGCGCTCGATGCCGGCGCCGACGACTATCTCACCAAGCCGTTTTCCGTCGGCGAACTGCTTGCCCGCGTGCGTGCCCTGCTGCGCCGGGCCGAGGGCGACCGCGGCCAGGAGGCGGCGCTGATCCGCTTCGGCGAGGTCGAGGTCGACCTGGCTCGCCAGCTGGTGACGCGGGCCGGCGCGCCGGTGCACCTCACCGCGATCGAATATCGCCTGCTCGCCACCCTGCTCGCCAATGCCGGCAAGGTCATGACCCATCGCCAGCTGCTGCGTGAGGTGTGGGGGCCCGGCTATGCCGATGCCACCCATTACCTGCGCGTCTATGTCGGGCACCTGCGCCAGAAGCTCGAAGCCGATCCGCTGCGGCCGGCGCATTTCCGCACCGAAATCGGTGTCGGCTACCGCTTTCAGCTCTAG
- a CDS encoding cbb3-type cytochrome c oxidase subunit I, translating to MQYKSQAVAKPYFVAAIGLFVGQIVFGLIMGLQYVVGDFLFPALPFNVARMVHTNLLIVWLLFGFMGAAYYMVPEESETELYSPKLALALFWVFLAAGALTILGYLFVPYAKLAEMTGNDILATMGREFLEQPLITKIGIVVVALAFLFNITMTMLRGRKTAISMVLLLGLWGLAIFFLFSFVNPHNLVRDKFYWWWVVHLWVEGVWELILGALLAFVLIKVTGVDREVIEKWLYVIITLTLVTGIIGTGHHYYWIGAPEYWQWWGSIFSALEPIPFFAMTVFAFNMVNRRRREHPNRAATLWALGTGVMAFLGAGVWGFLHTLAPVNFYTHGSQITAAHGHMAFYGAYVMVVLCIISYAMPILRGRAANSNKAQVMEMWSFWLMTIAMVFITLFLTAAGILQIWLQRVSDTPLSFMAAQDQISLFYWMREASGAVFFIGLLIYLASFFVKGEKKAATA from the coding sequence ATGCAATACAAATCACAGGCGGTCGCCAAGCCCTACTTCGTGGCGGCGATCGGACTCTTCGTCGGCCAGATCGTGTTCGGCCTGATCATGGGCCTGCAGTACGTGGTCGGGGATTTCCTCTTCCCCGCCCTGCCCTTCAACGTCGCACGCATGGTGCACACCAACCTGCTCATCGTGTGGCTGCTGTTCGGCTTCATGGGCGCGGCCTACTACATGGTGCCGGAGGAATCCGAAACCGAGCTCTACAGCCCGAAACTGGCGCTGGCGCTGTTCTGGGTCTTCCTCGCCGCCGGCGCGCTGACCATCCTCGGCTACCTCTTCGTGCCCTACGCCAAGCTCGCCGAGATGACCGGCAACGACATCCTGGCGACCATGGGGCGCGAGTTCCTGGAGCAGCCGCTGATCACCAAGATCGGCATCGTGGTGGTGGCGCTGGCCTTCCTGTTCAACATCACCATGACCATGCTGCGCGGGCGCAAGACGGCGATCAGCATGGTGCTGCTGCTGGGGTTGTGGGGGCTGGCGATCTTCTTCCTGTTCTCCTTCGTCAATCCGCACAACCTGGTGCGCGACAAGTTCTACTGGTGGTGGGTGGTGCACCTGTGGGTTGAGGGCGTGTGGGAACTGATCCTTGGCGCGCTGCTGGCCTTCGTGCTGATCAAGGTCACCGGTGTCGACCGCGAAGTCATCGAGAAGTGGCTGTACGTCATCATCACGCTGACGCTGGTGACCGGCATCATCGGCACCGGCCACCACTACTACTGGATCGGCGCGCCGGAATACTGGCAGTGGTGGGGTTCGATCTTCTCCGCGCTGGAGCCGATTCCCTTCTTCGCGATGACGGTGTTCGCCTTCAACATGGTCAACCGCCGCCGCCGCGAGCATCCCAACCGCGCCGCCACGCTGTGGGCGCTGGGCACCGGGGTGATGGCCTTCCTCGGCGCCGGGGTGTGGGGCTTCCTGCACACGCTGGCCCCGGTGAACTTCTACACCCACGGCAGCCAGATCACCGCCGCCCACGGCCACATGGCCTTCTACGGCGCCTACGTGATGGTGGTGCTGTGCATCATCAGCTACGCCATGCCCATCCTGCGCGGCCGCGCCGCCAACTCGAACAAGGCGCAGGTGATGGAGATGTGGAGCTTCTGGCTGATGACGATCGCGATGGTGTTCATCACCCTCTTCCTCACCGCCGCCGGCATCCTGCAGATCTGGCTGCAGCGCGTCTCCGACACGCCGCTGTCCTTCATGGCAGCGCAGGACCAGATCTCGCTGTTCTACTGGATGCGCGAGGCCTCGGGCGCGGTGTTCTTCATCGGCCTGCTGATCTACCTGGCGAGCTTCTTCGTGAAGGGCGAGAAGAAGGCCGCGACCGCCTGA
- a CDS encoding DUF3079 domain-containing protein: MARKFPLHPKHPERICWGCDKYCPADSLACGNGSGRTQHPAELLGDDWYLCGDWELDVAEDTALPPS; encoded by the coding sequence ATGGCCAGGAAATTCCCACTGCATCCTAAGCACCCCGAACGCATCTGCTGGGGCTGCGACAAATACTGCCCGGCCGATTCGCTGGCCTGCGGCAACGGCTCGGGCCGCACCCAGCACCCGGCCGAACTGCTGGGCGACGACTGGTACCTCTGCGGCGACTGGGAGCTGGACGTCGCCGAAGACACGGCCTTGCCCCCGTCCTGA
- a CDS encoding Crp/Fnr family transcriptional regulator has product MAGDLPNASPALIAQLRQVPLFSELGDEDIASIARQSRERTLTRGDVLFQRGDMPRGFFCVLRGQIKLAFSSAAGNEKVVEVIGAGQSFGEAVMFMERPYPVFAEALVDTTLLAIGHDAILGQLDDNPRFARKLLAGLSIRLHSLVRDVETYTLRSSMQRVIGYLLQQTPEDINAGECRIDLPTSKQVIASRLNLTPETLSRIFHDLAESGLITVAGKRITLHDLRRLRAHEG; this is encoded by the coding sequence ATGGCCGGAGACCTCCCCAACGCCTCCCCCGCCCTGATCGCGCAACTGCGCCAGGTGCCGCTGTTTTCCGAACTCGGCGACGAGGATATCGCAAGCATCGCCCGCCAGAGCCGCGAACGCACACTGACGCGGGGCGACGTGCTGTTCCAGCGCGGCGACATGCCGCGCGGTTTCTTCTGCGTGCTGCGCGGCCAGATCAAGCTCGCCTTCTCGTCGGCTGCCGGCAACGAGAAAGTGGTCGAGGTCATCGGCGCCGGCCAGAGCTTCGGCGAAGCGGTGATGTTCATGGAGCGGCCCTATCCGGTGTTCGCCGAGGCCCTGGTCGACACCACCCTGCTCGCCATCGGCCACGATGCCATCCTCGGCCAGCTCGACGACAACCCGCGCTTCGCCCGCAAGCTGCTGGCGGGCTTGTCGATCCGGCTGCACAGCCTGGTGCGCGATGTCGAGACCTACACCCTGCGCTCCAGCATGCAACGCGTCATCGGCTACCTGCTGCAGCAAACGCCGGAAGACATCAATGCCGGCGAATGCCGCATCGACCTGCCGACCAGCAAGCAGGTGATCGCCTCGCGTCTCAACCTCACCCCGGAAACCCTGTCGCGCATCTTCCACGACCTCGCCGAAAGCGGCCTGATCACCGTGGCGGGCAAACGCATCACCCTGCACGACCTGCGCCGCCTGCGCGCCCACGAGGGCTGA
- a CDS encoding hemerythrin domain-containing protein, whose amino-acid sequence MDRLTRLMHQHHGHCDEVFAAAEAAARSADWPSCADSFARFRADLLGHLDVEEGRIFPAFERQTGNAGGPTRVMRSEHDEMRELLSWLDDALAARDADAFGDATETLLILMQQHNMKEENILYPMCDQVLGGDAAAFGALMGEVEQALAEVSHG is encoded by the coding sequence ATGGACCGACTGACCCGACTGATGCATCAACACCATGGCCACTGCGACGAGGTCTTCGCCGCCGCCGAGGCCGCCGCCCGCAGCGCCGACTGGCCGTCCTGCGCCGACAGCTTCGCGCGCTTTCGCGCCGACCTGCTGGGCCACCTCGACGTGGAAGAGGGGCGCATCTTCCCGGCCTTCGAGCGGCAGACCGGCAATGCCGGCGGGCCGACGCGGGTGATGCGCTCGGAGCACGACGAAATGCGCGAACTGCTGAGCTGGCTGGACGATGCGCTGGCGGCACGCGATGCCGACGCCTTCGGCGATGCCACCGAGACCCTGCTGATCCTGATGCAGCAGCACAACATGAAGGAGGAGAACATCCTCTACCCGATGTGCGACCAGGTGCTCGGCGGCGACGCGGCTGCCTTCGGTGCCCTCATGGGCGAGGTCGAGCAGGCGCTGGCGGAGGTGTCCCATGGCTGA
- a CDS encoding DUF2249 domain-containing protein: MADDVPPRVIDARDLQPPGPMELTLEALDTLPRDETLQLWLNREPFPLYNILKNNGFAYRVEYCEDDGRFIIHIRHAGT, encoded by the coding sequence ATGGCTGACGATGTTCCGCCGCGCGTGATCGACGCCCGCGACCTGCAGCCGCCGGGGCCGATGGAGCTGACCCTGGAGGCGCTGGACACGCTGCCGCGCGACGAAACGCTGCAGCTCTGGCTCAACCGCGAGCCCTTTCCGCTCTACAACATCCTGAAGAACAACGGTTTCGCCTACCGCGTCGAGTACTGCGAGGACGACGGCCGCTTCATCATCCACATCCGCCACGCCGGTACATGA
- a CDS encoding SirB2 family protein gives MYMAIKHIHLACVVLSGLGFLLRGLWVLMRGGLPQWLPVRVLPHVVDTLLLVSAITLAAMSGQYPPHSAWITAKIVGLLVYIGLGTVALKRGRTRGVRAVAFVGALAVFAWIVSVALTRNSAGYLAAVVG, from the coding sequence ATGTACATGGCAATCAAGCACATCCATCTGGCCTGCGTTGTGTTGAGCGGCCTCGGTTTCCTGCTGCGTGGGCTATGGGTGCTGATGCGCGGCGGCCTGCCGCAATGGCTGCCGGTCCGGGTGCTGCCCCACGTGGTGGACACCCTGTTGCTGGTAAGCGCGATCACGCTGGCGGCGATGAGCGGCCAGTACCCGCCGCATTCGGCCTGGATTACGGCGAAGATCGTCGGGCTGCTGGTGTATATCGGGCTGGGCACGGTGGCGCTGAAGCGCGGGCGCACGCGGGGGGTACGGGCGGTGGCGTTTGTCGGGGCGCTGGCGGTGTTTGCGTGGATCGTGTCGGTGGCGCTGACGCGGAACTCGGCGGGGTATCTGGCAGCGGTGGTGGGGTAG
- a CDS encoding AraC family transcriptional regulator translates to MKAPPAPALTLPVGPGVDPTRGTAATPIAFIRAIVDAYRGYGTDPATALRLAQITPPQLADDGAHVTALQLEIMSAVAMQELDDEALGWFSRRLPWGSYGMLCRASLGAPDLGVAIKRWCRHHRLLTDDVLLHLKVTKSAATITLERRLEPPALTAGMREFCCVTLLRYLLGYACWAVDSRIPLQAAHFPYPRPEHHAVYPLLFAGPVAFDAECAGIRFDAQYLTLPIRRDERALRTMLQRALPLTVLQYRRDRLLVQRVRELLRTLTREGGESLTAEGVAAHLHLSARTLHRQLQEEGASLQQLKDEARRERAIELLNRSTRPVKQIALAVGFRNEKSFARAFREWTGESPSGFRGRRAGE, encoded by the coding sequence ATGAAAGCCCCGCCCGCGCCCGCCCTCACCCTGCCGGTCGGCCCCGGCGTCGATCCGACGCGCGGCACCGCCGCCACGCCCATTGCCTTCATCCGCGCCATCGTCGATGCCTACCGAGGCTACGGCACCGATCCGGCCACGGCGCTGCGGCTGGCACAGATCACGCCGCCGCAGCTGGCCGACGACGGCGCCCACGTCACCGCGCTGCAGTTGGAGATCATGTCCGCGGTGGCGATGCAGGAACTCGACGACGAAGCGCTGGGCTGGTTCTCGCGCCGCTTGCCGTGGGGCAGCTACGGCATGCTGTGCCGCGCCTCGCTCGGCGCACCCGACCTGGGCGTGGCGATCAAGCGCTGGTGCCGCCACCACCGCCTGCTGACCGACGACGTGCTACTGCACCTCAAGGTCACCAAAAGCGCCGCGACGATCACGCTGGAACGGCGGCTGGAGCCGCCCGCGCTCACCGCCGGCATGCGCGAATTCTGCTGCGTCACCCTGCTGCGCTACCTGCTCGGCTACGCCTGCTGGGCGGTGGATTCGCGCATTCCGCTGCAGGCGGCGCACTTCCCGTATCCGCGGCCGGAGCACCACGCGGTGTACCCGTTGCTGTTCGCCGGGCCGGTGGCGTTCGACGCCGAGTGCGCCGGCATCCGCTTCGATGCGCAATACCTGACGCTGCCGATCCGCCGCGACGAACGCGCGCTGCGCACCATGCTGCAACGCGCGCTGCCGCTCACCGTGCTGCAATACCGCCGCGACCGCCTGCTGGTGCAGCGGGTGCGCGAGCTGCTGCGCACGCTCACCCGGGAAGGCGGCGAATCGCTCACCGCCGAGGGCGTCGCCGCGCATCTGCATCTCTCCGCCCGCACCCTGCACCGCCAGTTGCAGGAAGAAGGCGCGTCATTGCAGCAATTGAAGGACGAGGCGCGCCGCGAACGCGCCATCGAACTGCTCAACCGCAGCACCCGACCGGTGAAGCAGATTGCGCTGGCGGTGGGGTTTCGCAACGAGAAGAGCTTTGCACGGGCGTTTCGGGAGTGGACGGGGGAATCGCCGAGCGGGTTTCGGGGAAGGCGGGCGGGGGAGTGA
- a CDS encoding cytochrome c: MSGIMTKAMARNIFYGGSMFFFLLFLALTFHTEKELPKLDNRENLTPAVIAGKKIWETRNCIGCHTLLGEGAYFAPELGNVYVRRGPDFIKAWIKAQPTGAPGRRQMPQFNLTEQELDDLVAFLKYSSEIKTANWPPNIEG, encoded by the coding sequence ATGAGCGGCATCATGACCAAGGCGATGGCGCGCAATATTTTCTACGGCGGATCGATGTTCTTCTTCCTGCTGTTCCTTGCGCTCACCTTCCATACCGAGAAAGAGCTGCCCAAGCTCGACAACCGCGAAAACCTCACCCCGGCGGTGATCGCCGGCAAGAAGATCTGGGAGACGCGCAACTGCATCGGCTGCCACACCCTGCTCGGCGAAGGCGCCTACTTCGCGCCCGAGCTCGGCAACGTCTATGTACGCCGCGGGCCGGACTTCATCAAGGCCTGGATCAAGGCCCAGCCCACCGGCGCCCCCGGCCGCCGCCAGATGCCGCAGTTCAACCTGACGGAGCAGGAACTCGACGACCTCGTCGCCTTCCTGAAGTACAGCTCCGAGATCAAGACCGCCAACTGGCCTCCCAACATCGAAGGCTGA
- a CDS encoding papain-like cysteine protease family protein has product MASIILREPDFIRQTKMNSCWYACLKMLLKWHAGSSTINDDTVSGLASHWTPRSYDEIPQAFRSTNNLRFEDRNFASTDEIAAFLKQNGPFMGGGKVGKFFIGKRRFGHAILIYGVMPDGHILHHDPTLGAHCTIKGDNYLRLQDGERMYYTSNPRVEIEAMGS; this is encoded by the coding sequence GTGGCCAGCATCATCCTTCGCGAGCCCGATTTCATCCGTCAGACCAAGATGAACAGTTGCTGGTACGCCTGCCTGAAAATGCTGCTGAAGTGGCACGCGGGCAGTTCGACCATCAACGACGACACCGTCTCCGGGCTCGCCAGCCACTGGACGCCCCGTTCCTACGACGAGATCCCGCAGGCCTTCCGCAGCACCAACAACCTGCGCTTCGAGGACAGGAACTTCGCTTCCACCGACGAGATCGCGGCCTTCCTGAAGCAGAACGGCCCTTTCATGGGCGGCGGCAAGGTCGGCAAGTTCTTCATCGGCAAGCGCCGCTTCGGCCATGCCATCCTGATCTACGGCGTCATGCCCGACGGCCACATCCTGCACCACGACCCCACCCTGGGCGCGCACTGCACGATCAAGGGCGACAACTACCTGCGGCTGCAGGACGGCGAGCGCATGTACTACACCAGCAATCCGCGGGTGGAGATCGAGGCGATGGGGAGTTGA
- a CDS encoding DUF4118 domain-containing protein, which translates to MRMASLARLSGTHRHLLAVALCALAAAAVYPVRKLLEPVNTAMLLLLVVAFVAARLGRAQAIVASFVSVALFDFFFVPPQLSFAVSDVKYLVTFVVMLLVSLLVGQLTNSLQASADDARRRERRSNALYALARGLAGAMTVGQVVEQVTAFLRDEADSEVRFHIPDDDDRLQPAGPAASAAETLAANGIYLSSGGPAGRCVALDGVGLLLALDGATRCRGVLAVQPRGGSDRLDTLRPMLEAVASLAAIALERLHFVAVAQASQLETEAERLRSSILSSISHDIRTPLTVLFGLADSLTLAEGPLSEDEREAAQSIRDQAGRLHEMVDKLLDMARLQAGKVRLRKEWQALDEIIGAAIALLGDALREHPVTVAQPPELPLVAVDAVLMERVFCNLFENAAKYATPGTPIAVELACEGPMLVVTVRDRGPGFPPGSVARIFSLFERGQPESTTAGVGLGLTICRAIVEAHGGWIAASNLADGGACVRFALPRNDPPAIEPEAAAGEGT; encoded by the coding sequence ATGCGCATGGCCAGCCTGGCGCGTCTTTCCGGTACGCATCGTCATCTGCTTGCGGTCGCGCTGTGCGCGCTCGCGGCGGCGGCCGTCTATCCGGTGCGCAAGCTGCTAGAGCCGGTCAACACGGCCATGCTGCTGTTGCTGGTGGTGGCCTTCGTCGCCGCCCGGCTGGGAAGGGCGCAGGCCATCGTGGCCAGCTTCGTCAGCGTGGCGCTGTTCGACTTCTTCTTCGTACCGCCGCAGCTGTCCTTTGCGGTGAGCGACGTGAAGTACCTCGTCACCTTCGTGGTGATGCTGCTGGTTTCGCTGCTGGTCGGCCAGCTGACCAACAGCCTGCAGGCCAGCGCGGACGATGCCCGCCGGCGCGAACGGCGGTCCAATGCACTCTATGCGTTGGCCCGCGGCCTGGCGGGGGCGATGACGGTCGGGCAGGTGGTCGAGCAGGTCACCGCTTTCCTGCGCGACGAGGCGGACAGCGAGGTGCGCTTCCACATCCCCGACGACGACGACCGCCTGCAGCCGGCCGGCCCGGCGGCGAGCGCCGCCGAGACGCTCGCCGCCAACGGGATCTACCTGTCGAGCGGCGGGCCGGCGGGGCGCTGCGTGGCGCTGGACGGTGTCGGCCTGCTGCTGGCGCTGGACGGCGCCACCCGCTGCCGCGGCGTGCTCGCCGTGCAGCCCCGCGGTGGCAGCGACCGGCTCGATACGCTGCGGCCCATGCTGGAGGCGGTGGCCTCGCTCGCGGCGATTGCGCTCGAACGCCTGCATTTCGTCGCGGTCGCCCAGGCCAGCCAGCTCGAGACCGAGGCCGAGCGCCTGCGCAGCTCCATCCTGTCGTCGATCTCGCACGACATCCGCACGCCGCTGACGGTGCTGTTCGGGCTGGCCGATTCGCTGACCCTGGCCGAGGGGCCGCTGAGCGAGGACGAGCGCGAGGCGGCGCAGTCGATCCGCGACCAGGCGGGACGGCTGCACGAAATGGTCGACAAGCTGCTCGACATGGCGCGGCTGCAGGCCGGCAAGGTGCGGCTGCGCAAGGAATGGCAGGCGCTGGACGAGATCATCGGCGCGGCGATCGCGTTGCTGGGCGATGCGCTGCGCGAGCACCCGGTGACGGTCGCGCAGCCGCCGGAGCTGCCGCTGGTGGCGGTCGATGCGGTGTTGATGGAACGGGTGTTCTGCAACCTGTTCGAGAACGCTGCCAAGTATGCGACGCCGGGCACGCCGATCGCGGTGGAGCTCGCCTGCGAGGGGCCGATGCTCGTCGTTACCGTGCGCGACCGGGGCCCCGGTTTTCCGCCCGGCAGTGTGGCGCGCATTTTCAGTCTGTTCGAACGTGGTCAGCCGGAGTCGACGACCGCCGGCGTCGGCCTTGGCCTGACGATCTGCCGCGCCATCGTCGAGGCGCACGGCGGTTGGATCGCCGCCAGCAATCTCGCCGATGGCGGCGCCTGCGTGCGCTTTGCGCTGCCGCGCAACGATCCGCCGGCGATAGAGCCCGAAGCCGCGGCGGGAGAGGGCACATGA